TTAAAAGCTTACAAGAGCAATTTGCAACTTATGCTGATAATTTTCCAATCTGGTCTGAACACTCAACTGCTATTGCACAATTTTCTGTTTGGAGTGTACTAGCCGAACACGGTATTGGTGCCTCATTACAGCACTATAATCCAATCATTGATGAAAAAATTAATGCCGCATTTAATATTCCAGCTGAATGGAAATTACGAGCTCAGTTAGTTTTTGGCTCTATTGAAGGTGAAGCTGGTGAAAAAGCCTTTATTGAAGATGAAAGCCGTTTTAAAACATTTGGCTAAATAGTGATTTATTTGAGTTCTTTTAAAGCTGGTTGTCATACGCACCAGCTTTTTTTTAGTGAAACCTACAAAAAACAGGCACAAAAAAACCGCTATATATAGCGGTTAATTCTTCAAGTGGTGCGCTCAGAGAGATTCGAACTCCCGACCCCTTAGTTCGTAGCCAAGTGCTCTATCCAGCTGAGCTATGAGCGCGTACTTGATGGAGGGCATTATACGCAGTTTTTCTATTTTAGAAAGACCTTTTTCATCTTTTTGTCATCAAGCGTCTAGTTCTTAGCCATAAGAAAATATCTCTATAGCTTAACTTTTCAGAAAGAAGGATTGTTTGTCCATAAAATCTATTTGAAATATTTTTTTTCAATTAAAGTTTTTCTACTTCTAGCATCCAACTTGAGCATTTTGACCAAATTGACAGAAACAAAAGCCTAGTTTTTTAGTCAGGATTATATAAATAATATATTTCTACTTATGTAAAAGTATTTTTATAAATAAAATTATTTAACTTAAATATGTATAAAAATAATAAAAAATGGGGAAAAATACACTCATATTTAAATAATATATTATAAAAAAAATTATTATTTTTATGTCTAAATTAGAATGAATATCTAATTGTTAAAATATTATAAGTACCCATTTCTTTGGGCAGAAATATGCATTGACACTTTTTGAGATCTACCCAATACTAAATTTTAATTATTGAGATACATATCTCAATAATTGCCTAACGCAATATATAAATACTTACTTAAAAATACATAAATATACAGGAAATAGACCATCATGTTTTTATTAACAAATCTCGTATCTTCGATCTCAAAAGCTACTCAGGATCTGGGTCACATTGTATCGGTAACCCCCGTTACAAATACAGCTCCCTCTGTGAATATAAACGTTTCTGATATCAACATTTCTAATGGATCTACTGGAAATGTTTCTACATCAGGCTTACTTTCTAATGTGCTTTCAACTGTAACTAATACAGTTTCACATGTAACAACTGGCTTAGGTGGTACTGTTGGCTCAACAAGTCCATTAGGGACTGTAACCAATGTTGTTGGTGGTATAACTAGTGGCCACCCACTTGAAACTGTTACTGGCGCTATCGGTGGTGTAACAGGTGGTGCTACCGGAAGCAATCCTCTTGGTGCAGTAACTAATATTATTGGTGGCGTGACTGGTGCTATCGGCGGTGTAACTGGTGGTGCTACTGGCGGCAATCCGCTTGGTACTGTTACCGACATTATCGGTGGTGTGACGGGTGGCGCTACTGGAAGTAACCCTCTTGGTGCTGTCACTAATATTATTGGTGGCGTGACTGGCGCTATCGGCGGTGTAACTGGTGGTGCTACTGGCGGCAATCCGCTTGGTACTGTTACCGACATTATCGGTGGTGTGACGGGTGGCGCTACTGGAAGTAACCCTCTTGGTGCTGTCACTAATATTATTGGTGGCGTGACTGGCGCTATCGGCGGTGTAACTGGTGGTGCTACTGGCGGCAACCCGCTTGGTACTGTTACCGATATTATCGGTGGTGTGACGGGTGGCGCTACTGGAAGCAACCCTCTTGGTGCTGTCACTAATATTATTGGCGGTGTAGTGGGTGGTGGAACGTCTCCTCTTTCTCCAGTGGTTAACATTGTACAAAGTGGTATTGATGTTCTTCAAGGCGTTGAAAGCTTAAAAACGAGTATCATCAATACAGGAATTAATACTGTTGCAGGCACCGTAGTTGGTGTGCTTCCTCAAACAGAACATCCTGTTACTGATATCGCTCACCTCGGCACTCTAACTTTCGAAACTTCTCGTGACACAGTAAATGGTACTTTAGAAACCGTTTCACACTTAGTCGGCGGTGATATTGCAGGAGCAACTCAGTCTGCAACAGGTGTTGTGGGAACATTGGTTCATAATGGCTCAACTGCAACTGGTATTTTAACTGATATTCTGGGTGGCGTGACTGGCGCTATCGGTGGTGTAACAGGCGGCGCTACTGGCGGTAATCCGCTTGGCACAGTGACTGACATTATTGGTGGCGTAACTGGCGCTATTGGTGGTATAACAGGCGGCGCTACTGGCGGTAATCCTCTTGGCACAGTGACTGACATTATTGGTGGCGTAACGGGTGGTATTATCGGCGGTGGTACATCTCCTATTTCTCCAGTAGTTAACATTGTACAAAGTGGTATTGATGTTCTTCAAGGCGTTGAAAGCTTAAAAACTGATATTATCAACACAGGAATTAATACTGTTGCAGGCACCGTAGTTGGTGTACTTCCTCAAACTGCGCACCCGGTGACTGATATTGCTCACCTTGGCACTCTAACTTTCGAAACTTCTCGTGACACAGTAAATGGTGCACTTGAAGTTGTATCTGATTTAGTAGGCGGTAATATCCAAGGCGCAACTGATCATGCAACTGGTATTGTCAACACCCTAGTTCATAACGGCTCAACTGCAACTGGTATTTTAACTGACATTCTAGGTGGTGTTACTGGCGCTATCGGCGGTGTAACTGGTGGTGCTACTGGCGGTAATCCTCTTGGTACTGTTACTGACATTATTGGTGGTATCACTGGTGGTGCGACTGGTGGCAACCCGCTTGGTACTGTTACTGACATTATTGGTGGTATCACTGGCGGTGCTACTGGCGGCAACCCACTTGGTACTGTTACTGATATTATCGGCGGTATTACTGGTGGCGCAACAGGTGGTAATCCACTTGGTACTGTTACTGATATTATTGGCGGCGTGACTGGTGGTATCGGTGGCGTAACTGGTGGTACATCTCCTATTTCTCCAGTAGTTAATGTCGTTCAAAGCGGCATCGATGTTCTTCAAGGCGTTGAAAGCTTAAAAACCGATATTATCAATACAGGAATTAACACTGTTGCAGACACGGTAGTTGGAGTACTTCCTCAAACTGCGCACCCGGTGACTGATATTGCTCACCTTGGCACCCTAACTTTCGAAACTTCTCGCGACACAGTAAATGGTGCGCTTGAAGTTGTATCTGATTTAGTAGGCGGTAATATCCAAGGTGCAACTGATCATGCAACTGGCATTGTCAACACCCTAGTTCATAACGGTTCAACTGCAACTGGTATTTTAACTGACATTCTAGGTGGTGCGACTGGCGCTATTGGTGGCGTGACTGGTGGTGCAACTGGCGGCAACCCGCTTGGCACTGTAACTGACATCATTGGCGGTGTAACTGGTGGCGCTACTGGCAGTAACCCACTTGGCACAGTGACTGATATTATTGGTGGTGTAACAGGTGGTGCGACTGGCAGTAACCCTATTGGTGTCGTAACAGATATCGTAGGCAGCTTAACTGGCGGTACGACTGGTACAGGTAGCACAGATGTTATTTCTAACTTATTAGGTGGTGCTACTGGTGGAGTAAGCTCTACAGTATCAAGCGTAGCAAATACTGTTCATACTCTAGTACCTCAGTCATTACTTACTGATCACTTCTTAGATATCTCTGTACATACTGTTTAATAAAATTAAAGAAAGCCACTGATTAAGTGGCTTTCTTTTTTATATTAGTTCATTTCTTGCCATCTATAATATTTCTTATGTGCTAATTCTAACATTGCATAATCATTAGGTGTGTCACCATAAGCATATATTGTAGAATATTGACTTAAATCATATTTATTTCTTATTCTATTTACTTTTTCTAAATAACCACAATCACCATCAATAAAATGACCAGTTAAAATACCATCACGTATTTCAAGTTGATTACAGATAACATCTAAACCTAGAGACTGGCACCAACTTTCCAAATAAACACTCAATGAAGCAGATACGACAACGACCTGATCGCCTTGTTGTTTATGCCACAGAATACGCTCCAAAGCATTTTCACGAATACATGTAGGAATTACTTTTTTAGCAAACTCTTGTCCCATACATTTTAGGGAATTGGCATCATAACCGACATATCCCACCTGACAAAGCTTAGTTCGAATAGTTTTATCCGTTACCCATCCAAGCTTATAACCTGCAATATAAGGTGCAAGACGAAACCCACCTATTATTTGGGTTTTCCTGTCCAAAGAAAATTTAAGAAATAAACTGAATGTATCGTTATGAGTAATCGTGCCGTCAAAATCAAATAAAGCTAGATTTATTTATCATTATCTCTAATATAATTAAAAAGTTATAAATTTAATTTTTTAAAAATCACAAAAAACAGGCACAAAAAAACCGCTATAAAAGCGGTTAATTTTTCAAGTTGGTGCGCTCAGAGAGATTCGAACTCCCGACCCCTTAGTTCGTAGCCAAGTGCTCTATCCAGCTGAGCTATGAGCGCGTAACTTGTATGCCTTTCAGCGATTCGTTCTATTTTACTTGGTGCGCTCAGAGAGATTCGAACTCCCGACCCCTTAGTTCGTAGCCAAGTGCTCTATCCAGCTGAGCTATGAGCGCATTAAGTAAATGGCGGTGAGAGAGGGATTCGAACCCTCGATACCAGTAATAGGTATGCTTCCTTAGCAGGGAAGTGATTTCAGCCACTCATCCACCTCACCGGAACGAGCCGCCATAATACAAACTAAAACTCTATTGTTCAAGTCATCATAATGAAATTTTCTTGTTTTTTCGTTCAATGACTTATTTTTTAAGCAATTTCCGTATTATTTTCGTCTTTTTCGATCAAACGCTTGTTAAGATAGATATTATTTCTTCATTAAATTACTGTAGTGCATAACACATTATTGCAAACCTAAACGTGCAGTTCGGGTCTGCATGACTTATGCTAAACTTATCTGCCAAGCGTGAAACCAAAAGACATGACAAAAAACTGGGCTGACCCCGAAGCGAAAGCTGAAGCTGAACGTTATGACAATCCTATTCCAAGCCGTACTCTAATCTTAGATACGCTGGAACAATTGCAAACACCGCAATCTCATGCAGAACTTGTTGACCATTTTCATATTCGAGACCAAAAAAGTATTGAAGCTTTAAGCCATCGCTTAAGTGCCATGGTTCGTGACGGTCAACTTATGAAGGATGGGTTTAAATTTCAGTTAGTGGCAGACCAACCTACATATGAAGCGACTGTCTATATTAATAGTAAAGGGGTAGGCACAGCACATATCGATGGTCAAAATGATGTCTTGCTTCCTGAACGTGAATTACGTTTAGTCTTCAATGGTGATCGAGTCCGAGTTAGGCAGACTTCGGTAGACCGTAAAGGTAAACCGTGGGGTTTCATTACCGAAGTTATACAGCACCGTGTAAAACAGTTAATTGGTAAATTGTCAGTTCATGACGGTGAATATTTTATTCAACCTAATAATCCAAATCAGCACCAACCTATCCCATTAGAAAAAGAACTGATTGAACATGCCAAAGCAAATGTTGGCGATATGCTTCGGGTGTCGATAGATACCTATCCAACCCGTGACGAGTTTGCAACGGCGCATATTATTCAATCTATGGCAGATAAAGCTGACACGGAAATTATTATTCCTCAAACTATTCTTGAGTTTGGCTTGCCATATGAGTTTCCAGATCAGGTCTTAAAAGAAGCAGAAAGCTTTAAAGAGCCATCAGCTCAAGATCGTGAAGGTCGAGTTGATTTAAGAGATTTAGCACTGGTCACTATTGATGGTGAAGATGCGCGAGATTTCGATGATGCCGTATATGCAGAAAAACGTCCAGGTGGCGGTTATCGTGTTGTCGTTGCAATTGCCGATGTGAGTCATTATGTACGTTTAGATTCAGCGCTTAATGAAGAAGCTGAGGAACGCGGTACTTCGGTATACTTCCCTCATTTTGTATTGCCAATGCTACCAGAAGCCTTGTCAAATGGCCTGTGTTCTTTGAACCCGCATGTAGACCGTTTATGTATGGTCTGTGACCTTAAACTCTCTCGTACTGGCCGTGTAACTGGCTATGAGTTTTATCCATCGGTCATGCATTCAAAAGCACGTTTGACCTATACACAGGTAGCACAATATTTTGACGGTGCAACAGATGCGATTCCAAAAGATCGCGATGTTCATAAATCTTTAAATACGCTTTTCCAGCTTTATCAGATTCTGAAAAGTTTACGTGCTGATCGTCACGCAATGGAATTTGAAACCATTGAAACTTATATGACTTTTGATGAGCTAGGTGGAATTAAAGAAATTTTGCCACGTACACGCAATGAAGCACATAAACTCATTGAAGAATGCATGTTGCTTGCTAACGTCGCTGCTGCTGAATATGCATTAGAACATGATGTTCCGATGTTATATCGTGTGCATGAGGCTCCTGAATTCTCACGTATTCAGAAAGTAAAAGATTTTGTGAAATTGCTTGGGTTACCTTTCCCCGATCAACCTACTCAGGCCGACTATCAAAGAGTCATTGAAGCAACTAAAGATCGTATTGATGCTCCAAGCATTCATGCTGTGTTATTACGCTCAATGATGCAAGCTTACTATGGTGCAAAAAATGCAGGTCACTATGGTTTAGCGTATGAAGCCTATACTCACTTCACTTCACCAATTCGTCGCTATCCAGATTTATTGTTACACCGCGCAATTAAAGCTCATCTAAAACAAAAGCCGTATCCGCTTTCTGGTGCAGCTTTAGACGATGCTGGAGAACATTTCTCTCAAACAGAGCGCCGTGCAGATGAAGCATCACGTAGTGTCACAACTTGGTTGAAATGCCATTATATGCAACAGCACTTAGGTGAAGAGTTTATTGGTATTGTGAGTGCTGTAACTGAATTTGGCCTATTTGTTACGCTGAAAGATCTCTATGTCGATGGCATGATTCATATTAGCCAGCTTGGCGATGATTTCTTTATTTATGATCAAGCGAGCCAAAATCTTGTAGGCCAAAATCGTGGTCAAGTTTTCGGTTTAGGCGATGAAGTTAAAATTCAGGTGGCTGGTGTAAATCTGGAAGAACGTAAAATCGATTTCCAACTCCTTCAGCAAGTGACTCATGCTGGACGCGTAGTTCGTAGTCGCGCTCCTCGTACAACGAAAACGACCACCCAAGCAACTGAAGAAGTTTTTAGTAAGCCATCTCCATCAAATGATGGTGAAAAACCTGTCCGCAAAAAGAAGGAAAAAGGCAAACCAAGTTCATATGGTAAAAAGTCTGCTAAGAAAACCTCTTCAAAAGCAGAAGCTAAACCAGAAAAAGTGAAGAAAAAAGTGAAGCCTAAAAAGAAAAAATCAAACGCAAAATCTAAGGCTGAATAATTCACATATTTTTCTACCGCTGCAAATTAAGCTCCCCAAATGGGGGGCTTAATGTTTTTAAAACGTTTATTTTTCAAATTAAGCTTGATTTCCTGCCTAACAATACCTACATCTAATACTATGTTTAAAAAATAATGTGGCTAACAGCAATGACTTTACAGCAAGCGACTTTACCAACTCCCCGCTTTGATCAAATTACCTTAGATAATTTAAAACAAGATATTCAACAGGCGATTCAAGCAGGACTAGAGTTCTTAAACACTCTTACGGTTGCACCGACGGCTCCAGACCAGCAACTTGCTGTACTTGAACAGGTTGATACACTTGAAAATAATCTCAGTGAATCATGGGGTGTTTTATCGCATTTAAA
This window of the Acinetobacter sp. XH1741 genome carries:
- a CDS encoding HAD-IB family hydrolase; this translates as MNLALFDFDGTITHNDTFSLFLKFSLDRKTQIIGGFRLAPYIAGYKLGWVTDKTIRTKLCQVGYVGYDANSLKCMGQEFAKKVIPTCIRENALERILWHKQQGDQVVVVSASLSVYLESWCQSLGLDVICNQLEIRDGILTGHFIDGDCGYLEKVNRIRNKYDLSQYSTIYAYGDTPNDYAMLELAHKKYYRWQEMN
- the rnr gene encoding ribonuclease R, with product MTKNWADPEAKAEAERYDNPIPSRTLILDTLEQLQTPQSHAELVDHFHIRDQKSIEALSHRLSAMVRDGQLMKDGFKFQLVADQPTYEATVYINSKGVGTAHIDGQNDVLLPERELRLVFNGDRVRVRQTSVDRKGKPWGFITEVIQHRVKQLIGKLSVHDGEYFIQPNNPNQHQPIPLEKELIEHAKANVGDMLRVSIDTYPTRDEFATAHIIQSMADKADTEIIIPQTILEFGLPYEFPDQVLKEAESFKEPSAQDREGRVDLRDLALVTIDGEDARDFDDAVYAEKRPGGGYRVVVAIADVSHYVRLDSALNEEAEERGTSVYFPHFVLPMLPEALSNGLCSLNPHVDRLCMVCDLKLSRTGRVTGYEFYPSVMHSKARLTYTQVAQYFDGATDAIPKDRDVHKSLNTLFQLYQILKSLRADRHAMEFETIETYMTFDELGGIKEILPRTRNEAHKLIEECMLLANVAAAEYALEHDVPMLYRVHEAPEFSRIQKVKDFVKLLGLPFPDQPTQADYQRVIEATKDRIDAPSIHAVLLRSMMQAYYGAKNAGHYGLAYEAYTHFTSPIRRYPDLLLHRAIKAHLKQKPYPLSGAALDDAGEHFSQTERRADEASRSVTTWLKCHYMQQHLGEEFIGIVSAVTEFGLFVTLKDLYVDGMIHISQLGDDFFIYDQASQNLVGQNRGQVFGLGDEVKIQVAGVNLEERKIDFQLLQQVTHAGRVVRSRAPRTTKTTTQATEEVFSKPSPSNDGEKPVRKKKEKGKPSSYGKKSAKKTSSKAEAKPEKVKKKVKPKKKKSNAKSKAE